A window of Tautonia plasticadhaerens contains these coding sequences:
- a CDS encoding LysR family transcriptional regulator, which translates to MDESPPTPGSDELPHLGTFARVAERGSFTAAALDLGITQAAVSQRIALLERGLRVSLFDRRAGRIALTEAGHRLYDYARRILDLHEQARRDLGGHRPPISGDLPIAASSVPGECYLPALLSSFRQAYPRVHVRASAGDSGSVVRDVVAGRATLGLVGKEAGTPALESRPIGTDLLVLIVPPGHAWASREAISLKALAIEPLVIREPGSGSRRALEAGLERAGASLAGMNVALELGSNSAIRDAVRRRLGVAFLSRSAVQPDLDSGALRAVGVRGLDLARHLYVIHHGRRPLSPAASVFLHFLKAHPLDPDRR; encoded by the coding sequence ATGGACGAATCCCCGCCCACCCCCGGCTCCGATGAACTCCCGCACCTCGGGACGTTCGCCAGGGTCGCCGAGCGGGGCAGCTTCACCGCCGCCGCGCTCGACCTCGGCATCACCCAGGCGGCCGTCAGCCAGCGGATCGCCCTCCTCGAACGAGGGCTGCGCGTCTCGCTGTTCGACCGCCGGGCCGGCAGGATCGCCCTGACCGAGGCGGGACACCGGCTCTATGACTACGCCCGCCGCATCCTCGACCTCCACGAGCAGGCCCGCAGGGACCTCGGCGGCCACCGGCCGCCCATCTCGGGCGACCTGCCGATCGCCGCAAGCTCGGTCCCCGGCGAGTGCTACCTGCCGGCCCTGCTGTCCTCCTTCCGGCAGGCGTATCCCCGGGTCCATGTCCGGGCCTCGGCGGGCGACAGCGGCTCGGTCGTCCGGGATGTCGTGGCGGGGCGGGCCACGCTCGGGCTCGTGGGCAAGGAGGCCGGGACGCCCGCCCTCGAATCCCGGCCCATCGGCACGGACCTCCTGGTGCTCATCGTGCCCCCGGGGCACGCCTGGGCCTCCCGGGAGGCGATCTCCCTCAAGGCGCTCGCCATCGAGCCGCTCGTCATCCGGGAGCCGGGATCGGGCTCCCGCCGCGCCCTGGAGGCGGGCCTGGAGCGGGCCGGTGCCTCGCTCGCCGGGATGAACGTCGCCCTCGAACTGGGCAGCAACTCGGCCATCCGGGATGCGGTCCGTCGCCGGCTCGGCGTGGCCTTCCTCTCCCGCTCGGCCGTGCAGCCGGACCTCGACTCGGGCGCGTTGCGGGCGGTCGGGGTCCGGGGCCTAGACCTCGCACGCCACCTCTACGTGATCCACCACGGCCGTCGGCCGCTCTCGCCGGCCGCCTCCGTCTTCCTGCACTTCCTCAAGGCCCACCCCCTCGATCCCGATCGGCGTTGA
- a CDS encoding hybrid sensor histidine kinase/response regulator, whose amino-acid sequence MADHVHTHDDGGGGPLAGLFEVFTPRRQCMNYEADVIWTHLVSDLLIALAYFSIPVALVVFVRRRKDLAFNWMFLLFALFIILCGMTHAFGVWALWQPLYRLDGLVKAATALASVGTAGLLWRLLPQALALPSPEHLRLINRRLEEEVAERKRAEEGLRRAHDEMERRVEEQTRELRVSEASFRQMADAMPQIAWTALPDGYTDYYNRRWYEFTGSPPGRGGDESWLPILHPDDVERSRAAWQEAVRSGTPYEIEYRFRDSRTGAYRWHLGRALPMVDDGGQVVRWFGTSTDIDDQKRTEEALREQDRRKDEFLAMLSHELRNPLAAIRLAVDALDQPGGEGDGAWAREVVERQVALLAHLLDDLLDVSRITRGLVRVRKQLIDAGPVIDQAVEALRPLIEDRKHRLVRPAPRGPLWLEADPVRLEQVLVNLLTNAAKYTPSGGEITLDAERAGDQVVVRVRDTGMGIPPEVLPRIFDLFVQADRTLDRSEGGLGIGLTLVRKLVELHGGSVSASSAGPGRGSEFVVRLPAAEGLPAAPSPPGARSADRPAGRVLIVEDNRDLARGLARHLRLLGREVEVAHDGPGGIEAAHAFRPDVILLDIGLPLLDGFEVARALRREGFRETRIIAITGYGQDEDRQRAKEAGMDHHLTKPVDLETIAELIA is encoded by the coding sequence ATGGCCGATCACGTCCACACGCACGACGACGGCGGGGGTGGGCCCCTGGCGGGCCTCTTCGAGGTCTTCACGCCCCGCCGCCAGTGCATGAACTACGAAGCCGACGTGATCTGGACCCATCTCGTCTCCGACCTGCTCATCGCCCTGGCCTACTTCTCCATCCCCGTCGCCCTGGTCGTCTTCGTCCGGCGCCGGAAGGACCTGGCCTTCAACTGGATGTTCCTCCTCTTCGCCCTCTTCATCATCCTCTGCGGCATGACCCACGCCTTCGGGGTCTGGGCCCTCTGGCAGCCGCTCTACCGCCTGGACGGCCTGGTCAAGGCGGCCACCGCCCTGGCGTCGGTCGGGACGGCGGGCCTGCTCTGGCGGCTGCTGCCGCAGGCCCTCGCCCTGCCGAGCCCCGAGCACCTGCGGCTCATCAACCGGCGGCTGGAGGAGGAGGTCGCCGAGCGGAAACGGGCCGAGGAGGGGCTTCGGAGGGCCCATGACGAGATGGAGCGGCGGGTCGAGGAGCAAACCCGGGAACTGCGGGTCAGCGAGGCCAGCTTCCGCCAGATGGCCGACGCGATGCCCCAGATCGCCTGGACGGCGCTTCCCGACGGCTACACCGACTACTACAACCGGCGATGGTACGAGTTCACCGGCTCCCCGCCGGGCCGGGGGGGCGACGAGAGTTGGCTGCCGATCCTCCACCCCGACGACGTGGAACGCAGCCGCGCGGCGTGGCAGGAGGCCGTGCGGTCCGGCACCCCGTATGAGATCGAGTACCGCTTCCGGGACAGCAGGACCGGCGCCTACCGCTGGCACCTGGGCCGCGCCCTGCCGATGGTGGACGACGGCGGCCAGGTCGTCCGGTGGTTCGGGACCAGCACCGACATCGACGACCAGAAGCGGACCGAGGAGGCGTTACGCGAGCAGGACCGCCGCAAGGACGAGTTCCTGGCGATGCTCTCCCACGAGCTTCGCAACCCCCTGGCGGCCATCCGCCTGGCCGTCGATGCGCTGGACCAGCCGGGGGGCGAGGGCGACGGCGCCTGGGCCAGGGAGGTCGTCGAGCGGCAGGTCGCCCTGCTGGCCCACCTGCTCGACGACCTGCTGGACGTGTCCCGGATCACCCGGGGGCTGGTCCGGGTCCGCAAGCAGTTGATCGACGCCGGCCCGGTGATCGACCAGGCCGTCGAGGCGCTCCGTCCCCTGATCGAGGACCGCAAGCACCGGCTCGTGCGCCCGGCCCCTCGGGGGCCCCTGTGGCTGGAGGCCGACCCGGTGCGGCTGGAGCAAGTCCTGGTCAACCTGCTGACCAACGCCGCCAAGTACACCCCCTCGGGCGGGGAGATCACGCTCGACGCCGAGCGGGCCGGCGATCAGGTCGTCGTCCGGGTCCGGGACACCGGCATGGGCATCCCGCCGGAGGTCCTGCCGCGCATCTTCGACCTGTTCGTGCAGGCCGATCGCACCCTGGACCGGTCGGAGGGGGGCCTGGGCATCGGCCTGACGCTCGTCCGGAAGCTGGTGGAGCTTCACGGGGGCAGCGTCTCGGCCAGCAGCGCCGGGCCGGGCCGGGGCAGCGAGTTCGTCGTGCGGCTGCCCGCCGCCGAGGGACTGCCCGCCGCCCCATCGCCCCCGGGGGCGCGATCGGCCGACCGGCCCGCCGGGCGGGTACTGATCGTCGAGGACAACCGGGACCTGGCCCGGGGGCTGGCGCGGCACCTGCGGCTGCTGGGTCGGGAGGTCGAGGTGGCCCACGACGGCCCCGGGGGCATCGAGGCCGCCCACGCCTTCCGCCCGGATGTCATCCTGCTGGACATCGGCCTGCCCCTCCTGGACGGGTTTGAGGTGGCGCGGGCGTTGCGGCGGGAGGGCTTCCGGGAGACTCGGATCATCGCCATCACGGGGTACGGCCAGGACGAGGACCGGCAGCGGGCGAAGGAGGCGGGGATGGATCACCACCTCACGAAGCCTGTGGACCTGGAGACGATCGCCGAGTTGATCGCCTAG
- a CDS encoding DUF6338 family protein, with amino-acid sequence MGWLSQNLTTIFQFLPGFITAGIVYTLTAHPKSNEFERVVQALIFTVILKTLLLPIRSLFLATGSHWVSLGLWTPDVELTWMIILAIPLGLAFAWIANTDRWHQWARARGLTTRTSYPSEWYGAFKRSGDRWIILHLKGERRLYGWPEEWPDHPDKGHFVIDQPEWVLDDGTQVPIFQANKFLIAACEVERVEFLAFPHEYSIAQENLGAMQAPLIQMHRSEENGSQAAESGAESPADTPNAGVATVGDH; translated from the coding sequence GTGGGCTGGTTGTCGCAAAATCTGACCACGATTTTTCAATTTCTGCCTGGTTTCATCACTGCCGGCATTGTTTACACGTTGACGGCGCACCCGAAATCGAACGAGTTCGAGCGGGTTGTCCAGGCGCTTATCTTCACGGTCATCCTGAAGACCCTGCTGCTGCCCATCCGCAGCCTGTTCCTGGCCACCGGCTCGCACTGGGTTTCTCTCGGCCTATGGACACCTGATGTCGAACTGACCTGGATGATTATCTTGGCTATTCCCCTCGGTCTCGCTTTCGCCTGGATTGCGAACACCGACAGGTGGCATCAATGGGCCAGAGCACGGGGATTGACAACTCGCACATCTTACCCTTCCGAGTGGTACGGCGCTTTCAAGCGGAGCGGCGATCGTTGGATCATCCTCCATTTGAAGGGCGAACGCCGCCTTTACGGCTGGCCGGAAGAGTGGCCCGATCATCCGGATAAAGGGCATTTCGTCATCGATCAGCCGGAATGGGTCTTGGATGACGGCACGCAAGTACCAATCTTCCAAGCGAACAAATTCCTGATCGCCGCCTGCGAAGTCGAGCGCGTCGAGTTTCTTGCATTCCCACATGAGTATTCGATCGCCCAAGAAAATCTGGGTGCCATGCAGGCACCTTTGATCCAAATGCACAGGAGCGAGGAGAATGGGAGCCAAGCAGCCGAATCCGGCGCCGAATCGCCCGCAGACACCCCCAACGCCGGCGTTGCCACCGTTGGGGACCATTAG
- a CDS encoding alpha/beta hydrolase, with the protein MKLLALIAVLTLACTPFGVAADEPSFTRQEDVIYGRKHGTALTMDVFTPEEDAKGVGLVMVVSGGWFSAHEAIPVPLIESLVGRGYTVFAVVHVSQPKFTIPEILGDLHRAVRFIRHHAEDYGIDPDRIGNYGGSAGAWKCSAA; encoded by the coding sequence ATGAAACTCCTCGCACTGATCGCCGTCCTGACGCTCGCCTGTACCCCATTCGGCGTGGCAGCCGACGAGCCCTCCTTCACCCGCCAGGAGGACGTGATCTACGGCCGCAAGCACGGCACCGCCCTGACCATGGACGTGTTCACTCCCGAGGAGGACGCCAAGGGCGTCGGCCTCGTCATGGTCGTCAGCGGCGGCTGGTTCTCGGCCCACGAGGCGATCCCCGTGCCGCTGATCGAGTCGCTGGTCGGGCGGGGCTACACCGTCTTCGCCGTCGTCCACGTCAGCCAGCCGAAGTTCACCATCCCGGAAATCCTCGGGGACCTCCACCGCGCCGTCCGCTTCATCCGCCACCACGCCGAGGACTACGGGATCGACCCCGACCGGATCGGCAACTACGGCGGCTCGGCGGGCGCCTGGAAGTGCTCGGCGGCCTGA
- a CDS encoding SGNH/GDSL hydrolase family protein has translation MLTRWLVYHVASGHAFFTGAVCLIVAACLSYYARRRGIRTARNVLVLVGGSAVIVSATPLMPWAYLLLATVTLTWLAGEAYRKRLPDRWASRLRMSVALVWSAAMLAEVPYHLMPRVPPLGDPALGVIGDSVTAGIGGYEAVTWPALLADRNGVEVHDHSQMGANVASALRQAENLSPEERLVLLEIGGNDLLGETTPEEFEAGLDALVSAVSRPGRVVVLLELPLPPTYNAYGRIQRRLARRHRALLVPKRVLLGILGRGGATLDSIHLTQEGHRHMAGVVWVVVRGAYSDRQRDDRGP, from the coding sequence TTGCTGACGCGATGGCTGGTCTACCATGTCGCCAGCGGCCATGCCTTCTTCACGGGGGCGGTATGCCTGATCGTGGCGGCCTGCTTGTCGTACTACGCCCGGAGGCGGGGAATCCGCACGGCCCGCAACGTCCTCGTCCTGGTCGGCGGCTCGGCGGTCATCGTCTCTGCGACACCGCTGATGCCCTGGGCCTATCTCCTCCTGGCGACCGTGACGCTGACCTGGCTCGCCGGCGAGGCATACCGGAAGCGTCTCCCGGACCGGTGGGCCTCCAGGCTGCGGATGTCCGTCGCCCTGGTTTGGTCGGCCGCCATGCTCGCCGAGGTCCCCTACCACCTGATGCCTCGCGTCCCCCCGCTGGGCGACCCGGCACTCGGCGTCATCGGTGATTCGGTGACGGCGGGGATCGGCGGCTACGAGGCCGTCACCTGGCCCGCGCTCCTGGCCGACCGCAACGGCGTCGAGGTCCACGATCACTCGCAGATGGGGGCAAACGTCGCCTCCGCATTGCGGCAAGCGGAGAATCTGTCCCCGGAGGAGCGGCTGGTCCTGCTGGAGATCGGCGGCAACGACTTGCTGGGAGAGACGACGCCCGAGGAGTTCGAAGCGGGGCTCGACGCACTGGTGTCGGCCGTCAGCCGCCCCGGACGGGTCGTGGTCCTGCTGGAGTTGCCGCTGCCGCCCACCTACAACGCCTACGGCCGCATCCAGCGCCGCCTGGCCCGCCGCCATCGGGCCCTGCTGGTACCCAAGCGGGTCCTGCTCGGCATCCTGGGGCGCGGCGGGGCGACCCTCGACTCGATCCACCTCACCCAAGAGGGGCACCGCCACATGGCCGGTGTCGTCTGGGTGGTCGTGCGGGGGGCCTACTCGGACCGGCAACGAGACGACCGGGGCCCGTGA
- a CDS encoding helix-turn-helix transcriptional regulator: MGKNRTKPGMMPQGNAARRPEPERRLRQADRFARILKLLELLQGYPRCNRPFLARELEITVRTVQRDLEVLRLAGVPWDFDRAEGCYLLPDGWQFPGTGLTGFEALGRVTSAALAGAMGLPDGKARQTHVRRPENPSRRPARELLEDTRRVTAVLGMKLADHGQCGPAIRTIQEALLGGRCLEGTYASPYQSGEKRLVLHPYRLCFVKQAWYLIARPEGSDRPTTYRVARFRAISGTGAPASVPEVFDLRAYFGDAWAVYRGERGYEVEVRFVPEAAALVTETNWHHTQRERRHEDGSLTLEFRVDGLEEIVWWVLGWTGRVEVVQPPELRAMVVERLRSALAMNGIGLPRS; this comes from the coding sequence ATGGGCAAGAACCGCACGAAACCTGGGATGATGCCGCAGGGCAACGCCGCCCGCAGGCCCGAGCCCGAGCGTCGGCTGCGCCAGGCCGACCGGTTCGCCCGCATCCTCAAGTTGCTCGAACTGCTCCAGGGATACCCTCGCTGCAATCGGCCCTTCCTCGCCAGGGAGTTGGAGATCACGGTCCGGACCGTCCAGCGGGATCTGGAGGTCCTGCGGCTGGCCGGGGTGCCCTGGGACTTCGACCGGGCCGAGGGCTGCTACCTCCTTCCGGATGGCTGGCAGTTCCCGGGTACGGGGCTGACCGGCTTCGAGGCGTTGGGGCGGGTGACCTCGGCGGCGCTGGCCGGGGCGATGGGGCTCCCCGACGGCAAGGCGAGGCAGACACACGTCCGCAGGCCGGAAAATCCGAGCAGGAGACCCGCCCGAGAATTGCTGGAGGATACCCGGCGGGTCACGGCGGTCCTCGGCATGAAGCTGGCGGATCACGGCCAGTGCGGACCGGCAATCCGCACGATCCAGGAGGCGTTGCTGGGCGGGCGATGCCTGGAGGGCACCTATGCCAGCCCCTACCAGTCCGGGGAGAAGCGGCTCGTCCTGCACCCCTACCGGCTGTGCTTCGTGAAGCAGGCGTGGTACCTCATCGCCCGCCCCGAAGGCTCCGATCGCCCGACGACCTATCGGGTCGCCCGGTTCCGGGCCATCTCGGGCACGGGAGCCCCCGCCTCCGTCCCCGAGGTCTTCGACCTGCGGGCCTACTTCGGGGACGCCTGGGCGGTCTACCGGGGCGAGCGGGGCTACGAGGTCGAGGTGCGGTTCGTCCCCGAGGCGGCGGCGCTGGTGACGGAGACGAACTGGCACCATACTCAGCGGGAGCGGCGCCACGAGGACGGCTCGCTCACGCTGGAGTTCCGGGTCGACGGCCTGGAGGAGATCGTCTGGTGGGTCCTCGGCTGGACGGGCCGGGTCGAGGTGGTCCAACCGCCGGAACTCAGGGCGATGGTCGTCGAGCGGCTGAGATCGGCACTTGCGATGAACGGAATTGGACTACCAAGAAGCTGA
- a CDS encoding PTS sugar transporter subunit IIA: MHHDDEGRPNPPPRRRFLGGCLGLGASAAIPAAPPDTAGPSDRTPAPEIADDGLLSWPIDRFTSLGVPEDWSAVKLGLHPFAPQRVVILPSGARLRNDLRCAGELRERIKERIDQGRAEIAHEPAPLHWEKREIIFRLLDRITEHYDRPDLYEDWAVELADRESLASTALGGHVGIFHQFQQRGEVAVDCPPLDWWLVLIPGGIDWASPDGEPVHALIGHIGEVPWYAVEGEVMERALRLAVAVARSIEDWPTVSRKGRIEACLHLNAIAARLLGEMEP; this comes from the coding sequence ATGCATCACGACGACGAGGGACGCCCGAACCCGCCGCCCCGGCGGCGATTCCTGGGGGGATGCCTGGGGCTCGGGGCCTCCGCTGCGATCCCGGCGGCGCCGCCCGACACCGCCGGGCCGTCCGACCGAACTCCGGCCCCGGAGATCGCCGACGACGGGCTGCTCTCCTGGCCGATCGATCGGTTCACGTCCCTGGGCGTCCCCGAGGACTGGTCGGCGGTCAAGCTCGGGCTGCACCCGTTCGCCCCGCAGCGGGTCGTCATCCTGCCGTCCGGGGCCAGATTGCGGAACGACCTCCGCTGCGCCGGGGAGTTGCGCGAGCGGATCAAGGAGCGGATCGACCAGGGGCGGGCCGAGATCGCCCACGAGCCGGCCCCGCTGCACTGGGAGAAGCGGGAGATCATCTTCCGGCTGCTCGACCGGATTACCGAGCACTATGACCGCCCCGACCTCTACGAGGACTGGGCGGTCGAACTGGCCGATCGGGAGTCGTTGGCGAGCACGGCGCTGGGGGGTCATGTCGGGATCTTCCACCAGTTCCAGCAGCGGGGGGAGGTCGCCGTCGACTGCCCGCCGCTGGACTGGTGGCTGGTCCTGATCCCCGGCGGCATCGACTGGGCCAGCCCGGACGGCGAGCCGGTCCATGCGCTGATCGGGCACATCGGCGAGGTCCCCTGGTATGCCGTCGAGGGCGAGGTGATGGAGCGTGCCCTTCGCCTGGCGGTCGCCGTCGCCCGGTCGATCGAGGACTGGCCGACGGTGAGCCGGAAGGGGCGGATCGAAGCCTGCCTGCACCTCAACGCCATCGCCGCCCGGCTTCTGGGCGAGATGGAGCCCTGA
- a CDS encoding agmatine deiminase family protein, with protein sequence MISDDQADEVYISDLLEGRHPSLVERLRSILVDHGVPLGVIGGTRDIWCRDYMPIQVGPGEFVRFRYAPDYLRGYEHLITAPGDIGTIAEIRTLVRSEIVLDGGNVVNWGNRCIVTDKVFRENPGISRDTLIGSLRDLLRVEDLIVIPNEPYDVVGHADGVVRFLDEGTVVVNDYGAVAPWYGRRLRSALRGAGLDWVELPYRPEESSGGDLPSAVGCYANFLMVRGLIVVPSYGDGNDDRACRVFEENKDGVAVVPLGCRSLAREGGVLNCVTWTIAECRNRIASCPHEENHQR encoded by the coding sequence ATGATCTCGGACGATCAGGCCGATGAAGTTTACATCTCCGACCTGCTGGAGGGACGACACCCCTCGCTCGTCGAGCGCCTGCGGAGCATCCTGGTCGACCACGGCGTCCCGCTGGGTGTCATCGGGGGGACCCGGGACATCTGGTGCCGGGATTACATGCCGATCCAGGTCGGTCCCGGCGAGTTCGTCCGGTTCCGTTACGCCCCGGACTACCTGCGGGGCTACGAGCACCTCATCACCGCCCCGGGGGACATCGGGACGATCGCCGAGATCCGGACGCTGGTCCGCTCGGAGATCGTGCTCGACGGGGGCAACGTGGTCAACTGGGGCAACCGTTGCATCGTGACGGACAAGGTGTTCCGGGAGAACCCCGGCATCTCCAGGGACACGCTGATCGGCAGCCTGCGGGACCTGCTCCGGGTCGAAGACCTGATCGTCATCCCCAACGAGCCCTACGACGTGGTGGGGCACGCCGACGGGGTGGTCCGGTTCCTCGACGAGGGGACCGTCGTGGTCAACGACTACGGAGCGGTTGCCCCCTGGTATGGGAGGCGGCTGAGATCGGCCTTGAGGGGAGCAGGGCTCGATTGGGTCGAGTTGCCCTATCGGCCCGAGGAGTCGAGCGGCGGCGACCTCCCCTCGGCGGTGGGCTGCTACGCCAACTTCCTGATGGTCCGAGGGCTCATCGTCGTGCCGAGCTACGGGGACGGGAACGACGATCGGGCCTGCCGGGTGTTCGAGGAGAACAAGGACGGCGTGGCGGTCGTCCCGCTGGGTTGCCGGAGCCTGGCACGGGAAGGCGGCGTCCTGAACTGCGTGACCTGGACGATCGCCGAATGCCGAAATCGGATTGCATCGTGTCCCCACGAGGAGAACCATCAACGATGA
- a CDS encoding nuclease-related domain-containing protein, translating into MLETLVNALNERNQRNKGTKFGFSTSEDALTWTVFRYLFDSGQLLGVLRGAGLPVPDRENRPESMLLWGVPVPLDRDANKAGWLLRDRLVAISDDLGEDPKSRTEPDVVIDLGADGVIIIEVKHRSGTDLKKPTYSGWDRYYPADSPLTYSGAVRASCCYELARNWRFGLELSADPARPFTLACLGPEALFRGKNEEVLRPFEASVPATGTALFRKIRWDALIGTINEPLDWITDFVETRGYRCGGDGYGLGGRFDCP; encoded by the coding sequence GTGCTCGAAACCCTGGTCAACGCCCTGAACGAAAGGAATCAACGCAACAAGGGGACGAAGTTCGGCTTCAGCACCTCCGAGGACGCCCTGACCTGGACGGTCTTCAGATACCTCTTCGACTCGGGCCAGTTGCTCGGCGTGCTGCGGGGAGCGGGCCTGCCGGTCCCCGATCGGGAGAACCGGCCAGAGTCGATGCTCCTCTGGGGCGTCCCCGTACCGCTCGACCGGGACGCCAACAAGGCGGGATGGCTCCTCCGTGACCGCCTGGTGGCGATCTCCGACGACCTCGGGGAAGACCCGAAGTCGAGGACGGAGCCGGACGTGGTGATCGACCTCGGGGCCGATGGGGTGATCATCATTGAGGTGAAGCATCGCAGCGGGACCGATTTGAAGAAGCCGACGTATTCCGGCTGGGATCGCTACTATCCGGCCGACAGCCCGCTCACCTACTCCGGCGCCGTGCGGGCGTCGTGCTGCTACGAATTGGCCCGGAACTGGAGATTCGGGCTCGAACTGTCAGCAGATCCGGCCCGGCCCTTCACGCTTGCCTGCCTGGGACCGGAAGCCCTGTTCCGTGGGAAGAACGAGGAGGTTCTCCGTCCCTTCGAGGCAAGCGTGCCGGCGACAGGGACAGCACTGTTCCGGAAAATCCGCTGGGATGCACTGATCGGGACGATCAACGAGCCGCTGGATTGGATCACGGATTTCGTCGAGACCAGGGGCTATCGTTGTGGCGGGGACGGCTATGGGCTGGGAGGTCGCTTTGACTGCCCGTAA
- a CDS encoding SMI1/KNR4 family protein — translation MEHVWDRIETWLRANAPECLASLRPGATDEQIAEAEAYLEVSFPEDVRASYRIHDGQESDGPGLLDAEEFLSLGRIRSEWAVWKGLPDGGDFDGIRSDLDEGVRDDWWNPRWIPLTYNGSGDHRCLDLDPAPGREAGQVIEMWHDEPSRPRVAGSFRSWLEGFTNDLEAGRYILSEEYGGLVERDEEE, via the coding sequence ATGGAACACGTCTGGGACCGTATCGAGACCTGGCTCCGGGCCAACGCCCCGGAGTGCCTGGCGAGCCTGCGCCCGGGGGCGACCGACGAGCAGATCGCCGAGGCGGAAGCATACCTGGAGGTGAGCTTCCCCGAGGACGTGCGGGCATCCTACCGTATCCACGACGGGCAGGAGTCGGACGGCCCCGGTCTGCTCGACGCCGAAGAATTCCTCTCGCTAGGGCGGATCAGGTCCGAGTGGGCGGTCTGGAAGGGCCTGCCGGACGGCGGCGACTTCGACGGGATTCGGAGCGATCTGGACGAGGGCGTCCGGGACGACTGGTGGAACCCCCGCTGGATACCGCTGACCTACAACGGGTCGGGCGACCATCGCTGCCTGGACCTCGACCCGGCGCCCGGCAGGGAGGCCGGACAGGTCATCGAGATGTGGCACGACGAGCCGTCACGTCCTCGGGTCGCCGGCAGCTTCCGGTCATGGCTTGAGGGGTTCACCAACGACCTGGAAGCCGGTCGCTACATCCTCTCGGAGGAGTATGGTGGGCTGGTCGAGCGAGACGAGGAAGAGTGA
- a CDS encoding WD40/YVTN/BNR-like repeat-containing protein, whose protein sequence is MRIWTALSIVILVTGVCPAQWEPQDSGTEARLRGLGVVSRDVAWASGSGGTVLRTTDGGKTWTPRPVPGAPSLDFRDIEAIDADTAHLLSIGEGEQSRIYKTIDGGESWGLQYTNRDPDGFLDAIAFWDAEHGLALGDPVNGRFIVLTTDDGGRNWEPIPAEGMPPALPGEAAFAASGTCLVVHGEDDAWFATGGGGVARVFRSADRGRTWTAHETPVRAGNTASGLFSIAFRDADHGVAVGGDYQEPGKTGGFVALTCDGGKTWRLAQGEPPSGYRSAVAYVPGLETPTLIAVGPTGSDISVDGGESWRPLGEQGFHAVGFAGADAGWAVGEDGSIARFIGPTDR, encoded by the coding sequence ATGAGGATCTGGACCGCCTTGTCGATCGTCATCCTCGTCACCGGTGTCTGCCCGGCCCAGTGGGAGCCCCAGGACAGCGGGACGGAGGCTCGGCTCCGGGGCCTGGGCGTCGTGTCCCGGGACGTTGCCTGGGCCAGCGGCAGCGGGGGCACGGTCCTCCGGACCACCGACGGCGGCAAGACCTGGACTCCCCGTCCGGTGCCGGGAGCCCCCAGCCTCGACTTCCGGGACATCGAGGCAATTGATGCCGACACCGCCCACCTGCTCTCGATCGGCGAGGGAGAGCAGTCGCGCATCTACAAGACGATCGACGGCGGGGAATCGTGGGGATTGCAATACACCAACCGGGACCCCGACGGCTTCCTGGACGCCATCGCTTTCTGGGACGCCGAGCATGGCCTGGCCCTGGGCGATCCGGTGAACGGTCGCTTCATTGTCCTGACGACCGACGACGGTGGCCGGAACTGGGAGCCGATTCCGGCCGAGGGCATGCCTCCGGCGTTACCCGGCGAGGCCGCCTTCGCCGCCAGCGGGACCTGCCTGGTGGTCCACGGAGAGGATGATGCCTGGTTCGCCACGGGCGGCGGCGGGGTGGCCCGAGTCTTCCGCTCGGCCGACCGGGGGAGGACCTGGACGGCCCACGAGACCCCCGTGCGGGCCGGCAACACCGCCTCGGGCCTCTTCTCGATCGCCTTCCGGGATGCGGACCACGGGGTCGCCGTCGGGGGCGACTACCAGGAGCCGGGGAAGACCGGGGGCTTCGTGGCCCTGACGTGCGACGGTGGAAAAACCTGGAGGTTGGCCCAGGGGGAACCGCCATCAGGCTATCGCTCGGCAGTGGCCTACGTGCCGGGGCTGGAGACGCCCACGCTGATCGCCGTCGGCCCCACGGGGTCGGACATCTCCGTGGACGGCGGCGAGTCCTGGCGACCGTTGGGCGAGCAGGGCTTCCATGCCGTCGGGTTCGCCGGTGCCGATGCCGGCTGGGCTGTGGGCGAGGACGGGTCGATCGCTCGCTTCATCGGGCCGACGGACAGATAG